One part of the Bdellovibrio bacteriovorus genome encodes these proteins:
- the topA gene encoding type I DNA topoisomerase codes for MAKKSDATDGIKLVIVESPTKAKTIRKFLGRDYVVESCMGHIRDLPQSAKDIPEKVKKEKWAQLGVNVDKNFEPLYCVPKDKTKVVKNLKDKLEEASELYLATDEDREGESISWHLLEVLKPKVPTKRMVFHEITKDAIQKALKDTREIDFNLVRAQEARRVLDRLVGYTISPLLWKKVAYGLSAGRVQSVAVRLIVERELERVRFKKSSYWGVLAELSKDGVSFESRLQQYKNQRVATGKDFDGLTGQLTAGKDVLVLDEKTAGKLSMDLKSGNWQVTDVEEKPTFRKPAPPFITSTLQQESNRKLGLSSRETMQVAQKLYEQGFITYMRTDSTFLSNEAITASRDCIESKYGKEYLTPQPRNYAAKKVKGAQEAHEAIRPAGNQFMDPDETGLTGTQFRLYDLIWKRTIASQMVDARQKQVSAKITVGDALFGASGMTIEFPGFLRAYVEGSDDPEADLAEREVRLPALKVKDGVKCAKLDPTSHETKPPARYTEASLVQTMEKEGIGRPSTYASVIGTIIDRGYVRKNGTALVPTFTAMIVSKLLSQYLSQYVDLGFTSEMEQSLDNIADGELDWESYLASVYKGPKGLRAMVDNQGDKIDPNEARTMTLEGMDKYKFHVGRYGAYVTTQRDGEDVSASLPDNESPADITPEIAEKLIDQKINGADSLGNDPETDLPVYVLNGRYGPYVQLGDVTPEDDKPKRASLPPGTQPEQVDLAMALSLLSLPKTLGTHPGTGKEIKAGLGRFGPFVVHDGDYRSIPKGESIFNITFEKAMEMLAQPKKGRGRAAPLKELGAHPDSGDAIQVFNGPYGPYIKCGKVNASLPEGATPDTVTLEQAVALINEKGPAKGKGKGKAKAAPKAKAAKADGEKAAAKKPALKKAASAKEKAEALGVKKVVTRKAKK; via the coding sequence ATGGCCAAAAAAAGTGACGCAACAGATGGTATCAAGCTTGTCATCGTGGAGTCTCCCACGAAGGCAAAGACCATTCGCAAGTTCCTGGGAAGAGATTATGTGGTGGAGTCCTGCATGGGCCACATCCGTGACCTTCCTCAGTCCGCAAAAGACATCCCGGAAAAGGTGAAAAAAGAAAAGTGGGCGCAACTCGGCGTGAACGTCGATAAAAACTTCGAGCCTCTTTACTGCGTTCCCAAGGATAAAACCAAGGTCGTCAAAAACCTGAAAGACAAACTTGAAGAAGCCTCAGAGCTGTACCTCGCGACGGATGAAGACCGCGAAGGGGAATCTATCAGCTGGCATTTGTTGGAAGTTTTAAAACCAAAAGTTCCAACCAAGCGAATGGTGTTCCATGAGATCACCAAAGACGCGATTCAAAAAGCATTGAAAGACACCCGTGAGATCGACTTCAACTTGGTGCGCGCCCAAGAGGCCCGCCGTGTGCTGGATCGTCTGGTGGGTTACACGATTTCTCCGTTGCTTTGGAAAAAAGTAGCTTACGGTCTTTCTGCGGGCCGTGTTCAGTCCGTGGCGGTGCGCCTGATTGTGGAAAGAGAACTTGAGCGCGTGCGCTTTAAAAAGTCCTCTTACTGGGGTGTGCTTGCGGAACTCAGCAAAGACGGTGTCAGCTTTGAATCCCGTCTGCAGCAATACAAAAATCAACGTGTGGCCACCGGTAAGGACTTTGACGGTCTGACCGGTCAACTGACGGCAGGTAAAGACGTTCTGGTTCTGGATGAAAAGACCGCGGGCAAGTTGTCCATGGATCTGAAATCCGGCAACTGGCAGGTGACGGATGTCGAGGAAAAACCGACGTTCCGTAAACCAGCGCCTCCGTTCATCACGTCGACTTTGCAGCAGGAATCCAATAGAAAATTGGGTCTGAGCTCGCGTGAAACGATGCAAGTGGCGCAGAAACTGTACGAGCAGGGTTTCATCACCTATATGCGTACGGATTCCACGTTCCTTTCCAACGAAGCTATCACGGCTTCCCGCGATTGCATCGAAAGCAAGTACGGGAAAGAGTATCTGACTCCGCAGCCGCGCAATTACGCAGCTAAAAAAGTCAAAGGCGCTCAAGAGGCCCACGAAGCGATCCGTCCTGCCGGGAACCAGTTTATGGATCCGGATGAAACAGGTCTGACCGGGACTCAGTTCCGTCTTTATGACCTGATCTGGAAACGTACGATTGCGTCCCAGATGGTCGACGCCCGTCAGAAACAAGTCAGCGCAAAAATCACCGTGGGTGATGCGTTGTTTGGTGCTTCCGGTATGACCATTGAATTCCCGGGTTTCTTGCGAGCTTACGTGGAAGGCAGTGATGATCCAGAAGCGGATCTGGCTGAACGTGAAGTGCGTCTGCCGGCTTTGAAAGTCAAAGACGGTGTGAAATGCGCGAAACTGGATCCGACATCCCACGAAACCAAACCACCGGCTCGTTATACAGAGGCAAGCCTTGTTCAAACGATGGAAAAAGAGGGCATCGGCCGTCCTTCCACGTACGCTTCTGTTATCGGAACTATCATTGACCGTGGTTACGTTCGCAAGAACGGCACGGCGTTGGTGCCGACGTTCACGGCGATGATTGTGTCTAAACTTTTGAGTCAGTATTTGTCCCAGTATGTGGATTTGGGCTTCACTTCCGAAATGGAGCAGAGCCTGGATAATATCGCAGACGGGGAGCTGGATTGGGAAAGTTACCTTGCGTCTGTGTACAAAGGCCCTAAGGGCTTGCGTGCCATGGTCGACAATCAAGGTGATAAGATTGATCCAAACGAAGCCCGTACAATGACTTTGGAAGGCATGGATAAATACAAATTCCACGTCGGCCGTTACGGTGCTTATGTGACCACTCAGCGTGACGGTGAAGACGTCAGTGCTTCGTTGCCGGACAATGAATCTCCGGCGGATATCACGCCCGAGATCGCGGAAAAACTGATCGACCAGAAAATCAACGGGGCGGATTCTTTGGGTAATGACCCGGAAACAGATCTGCCGGTTTACGTTCTGAATGGCCGTTATGGACCGTATGTTCAATTGGGGGATGTGACTCCGGAAGACGACAAGCCGAAGCGTGCGTCGTTGCCTCCGGGTACTCAGCCAGAACAGGTGGATCTGGCGATGGCGCTAAGCCTGCTTTCCTTGCCAAAAACCCTGGGAACTCACCCGGGAACTGGCAAAGAAATCAAAGCGGGCCTGGGTCGTTTTGGACCGTTCGTGGTTCACGATGGCGACTATCGTTCGATTCCAAAAGGTGAAAGCATCTTTAATATCACCTTTGAAAAAGCGATGGAAATGCTGGCTCAGCCGAAAAAGGGACGTGGTCGTGCGGCTCCATTGAAAGAGCTGGGGGCGCATCCGGATTCAGGCGATGCGATTCAGGTCTTCAATGGTCCTTACGGTCCGTACATCAAGTGCGGCAAGGTTAATGCCTCTTTGCCAGAGGGTGCGACGCCAGACACGGTGACCCTGGAGCAGGCCGTTGCTTTGATCAACGAAAAGGGCCCGGCAAAAGGCAAAGGCAAAGGAAAGGCGAAAGCCGCTCCGAAAGCCAAGGCTGCAAAAGCTGATGGTGAAAAGGCGGCTGCTAAAAAGCCGGCTTTGAAGAAAGCTGCCAGCGCCAAAGAGAAAGCCGAAGCTCTCGGTGTCAAAAAAGTAGTCACTCGCAAGGCCAAGAAGTAA
- a CDS encoding LEA type 2 family protein encodes MKKFALITMLLFQMVVSAGCSSLFGYSEEPKVQLNQVYLRDADFTGATLIFVVNVQNPNKSDIKVKEIAYKVFISGKELTEAKTEKPILVPANAATDIEVPLPVKYTAILGNLGDILTAREVAYRIDGSAKTGFFSIPFSKEGKVELR; translated from the coding sequence ATGAAAAAGTTCGCACTTATTACAATGTTGTTGTTTCAGATGGTGGTAAGTGCGGGCTGCTCCAGCCTGTTTGGTTATTCCGAAGAACCCAAGGTTCAGTTGAATCAGGTGTATTTGCGTGATGCGGACTTTACCGGGGCGACACTGATCTTTGTGGTTAATGTGCAAAATCCAAACAAGAGCGATATCAAAGTCAAAGAGATCGCTTACAAGGTTTTTATCTCGGGTAAAGAGCTGACCGAAGCCAAGACCGAAAAGCCGATTCTGGTTCCGGCCAATGCTGCCACCGACATTGAAGTTCCATTGCCAGTCAAATACACAGCGATCCTGGGTAATTTGGGGGACATACTGACGGCTCGTGAAGTGGCCTATCGTATTGATGGCAGCGCGAAGACGGGCTTCTTCAGCATTCCATTTTCCAAAGAAGGCAAGGTCGAGCTTCGTTAA
- a CDS encoding TldD/PmbA family protein — MDTIKTNFQKIADQARKDGAKVEMLVSGGEALSIGYSKRKLESFESTQSQMAGLRVILGANQGYAYTENLSEESLLRTYGEALNNAKTVQTGESKPVDLVKPQAVKAMPELFKPEEISMDRKLEVARLLEEKCLAKDARVANVPYSGFNESVSFKRILNSEGLDQEFKQNYYSGYTYPLAKEGESSKMDGEGFFARKFEDINATEVAEEGVRKAIARLGATKLQTGNYAVVIDREQFSTVLQMIYDYFSAKEVHEGKSLFKGKLGQKIASDKFELLDDPFETRGTSVRPFDDEGAPSQKTVLFEKGVLKNYLSNLEYANKMNLPHTAHARRSPASQQAIAPTNLVVARGEKSLQDLLSSYDKVIHLASFEGGLHAGFKQSTGDFSMPAEGFLYENGKNMGPIEQFVMSGNVLELLRDIEAVGRDYNKPGNSFICPDVLIKSLSFAGA; from the coding sequence ATGGACACTATTAAAACGAACTTCCAAAAAATCGCAGACCAGGCCCGTAAAGACGGTGCCAAAGTCGAAATGCTTGTTTCCGGCGGAGAAGCACTGAGCATTGGTTATTCCAAACGCAAGCTGGAGTCTTTCGAATCCACCCAGTCGCAAATGGCGGGCTTGCGTGTGATTCTGGGGGCCAATCAGGGTTATGCATACACTGAAAACCTTTCAGAAGAATCCTTGCTGCGCACTTACGGAGAGGCTTTGAATAATGCCAAAACCGTTCAGACGGGTGAAAGCAAGCCGGTGGATCTGGTGAAACCTCAGGCTGTGAAAGCCATGCCGGAACTTTTCAAGCCAGAGGAAATTTCCATGGACCGCAAACTGGAAGTGGCAAGGCTTCTTGAAGAGAAGTGTCTGGCTAAAGATGCGCGTGTGGCGAATGTTCCATACTCGGGCTTTAACGAGTCAGTCAGCTTCAAACGCATCTTGAATTCAGAGGGGCTGGATCAGGAGTTCAAGCAGAACTATTACTCTGGATACACTTATCCTTTGGCCAAAGAAGGGGAGTCCTCCAAAATGGATGGCGAAGGTTTCTTTGCCCGTAAGTTTGAGGACATCAATGCCACGGAAGTGGCTGAAGAAGGTGTGCGAAAAGCGATTGCCCGCCTGGGGGCGACAAAGCTTCAGACGGGGAACTATGCTGTGGTGATTGATCGCGAACAGTTCTCGACAGTTTTGCAGATGATTTATGATTATTTCTCTGCCAAAGAAGTGCATGAAGGAAAGTCCCTGTTCAAGGGTAAGCTGGGTCAGAAAATTGCCAGCGACAAGTTTGAGCTGTTGGATGATCCTTTTGAAACTCGCGGCACTTCAGTTCGTCCCTTTGACGATGAAGGGGCGCCTTCGCAGAAAACCGTGTTGTTTGAAAAGGGTGTTTTGAAGAACTACCTGTCCAACCTGGAGTATGCCAATAAAATGAATCTTCCCCACACGGCGCACGCTCGTCGCAGCCCGGCTTCCCAGCAGGCGATTGCGCCGACAAATCTTGTTGTGGCTCGTGGGGAAAAGTCTTTGCAGGATTTGCTGTCTTCTTATGACAAGGTCATTCATCTGGCCAGTTTTGAAGGCGGACTTCATGCGGGCTTTAAGCAGTCGACCGGGGATTTCTCGATGCCGGCAGAAGGGTTCTTGTATGAAAATGGCAAGAACATGGGGCCGATTGAACAGTTTGTGATGTCTGGAAACGTGCTGGAGCTTCTTCGTGACATCGAAGCGGTGGGCCGTGACTATAACAAGCCGGGTAATTCCTTTATCTGTCCTGATGTTTTGATCAAGTCTTTGAGTTTTGCGGGAGCCTAG
- a CDS encoding TldD/PmbA family protein, translating to MIIQPHILSKALDAALSTGADFADIFVEDTYSSQLTVLNSKADQAIVGQLYGAGIRLFFGHEIVYVTTNDLSEAGLVKAALNAAQSRGTGAASKSMPLMQVPFDSVHTFGEKPWEMNRDRKFKWLNGIDQHARARNSAVTQVEAGLNEKFQRVQIANSRGLMAYDERAYSRIRMQTFVESNGVKESSADDEGHMGTSEVYDQIDLKALAEGAVDRAMLLTTAAYAPAGDMPVLIDNAFGGVLFHEACGHGLETTGVAKDSSVFCGKMNQKIAHECVTAIDDGTIENGWGSLNMDDEGNKTKKTTLIENGILKSYIVDEMGSRQTGYEITGSGRRQSYKFAPASRMRNTFIAAGKDKFEDMVRDVDYGLYAKRMGGGSVNPGTGDYNFQVAEGYIIRNGRIEEAVKGACLIGRGIDTLGKITKVSDDLKLARGMCGSVSGTIPAAVGQPQVLVSSLMVGGRAK from the coding sequence ATGATTATTCAACCTCACATTCTGTCCAAGGCTCTGGATGCGGCTCTGAGCACGGGTGCTGATTTCGCTGATATCTTTGTTGAAGACACTTATTCTTCCCAACTGACCGTTCTGAATTCCAAAGCCGACCAGGCCATTGTGGGCCAGTTGTACGGCGCAGGGATCCGTCTGTTCTTCGGCCATGAGATTGTCTATGTGACAACGAATGATCTTTCAGAAGCCGGCCTGGTGAAGGCGGCGTTGAACGCAGCTCAAAGCCGTGGCACGGGTGCGGCCTCCAAATCCATGCCGCTGATGCAGGTGCCTTTTGATTCTGTTCACACCTTTGGTGAAAAACCGTGGGAGATGAACCGCGACCGCAAGTTCAAGTGGTTGAACGGCATTGATCAGCATGCCCGGGCCCGCAACTCGGCGGTGACGCAAGTTGAAGCGGGTTTGAATGAAAAGTTCCAGCGTGTGCAAATCGCCAACTCTCGCGGTTTGATGGCATATGATGAACGTGCCTATTCCCGTATCCGCATGCAGACCTTCGTTGAAAGCAACGGCGTGAAAGAAAGCTCCGCCGACGATGAAGGCCACATGGGGACTTCGGAAGTTTATGATCAGATTGATTTGAAAGCTCTGGCAGAGGGTGCTGTGGACCGTGCGATGTTGCTGACCACTGCGGCTTATGCACCAGCCGGGGACATGCCGGTATTGATCGACAATGCCTTTGGCGGTGTATTGTTCCACGAAGCTTGTGGTCACGGTCTGGAAACGACCGGTGTGGCCAAGGATTCTTCCGTGTTCTGCGGCAAGATGAATCAGAAAATCGCGCATGAATGTGTGACGGCGATTGATGATGGCACCATCGAAAATGGATGGGGCTCTTTGAATATGGATGACGAGGGCAACAAGACCAAGAAAACAACCTTGATTGAAAACGGTATTTTGAAATCCTATATCGTGGATGAAATGGGCTCCCGTCAGACCGGTTATGAAATCACCGGCAGCGGTCGCCGTCAGTCTTACAAGTTTGCTCCTGCGTCCCGCATGAGAAACACTTTCATCGCGGCCGGGAAAGACAAGTTCGAAGACATGGTTCGCGATGTGGATTACGGCCTTTATGCAAAACGCATGGGTGGCGGCTCGGTGAACCCGGGCACAGGTGATTACAACTTCCAGGTGGCGGAAGGTTACATCATCCGCAATGGCCGTATTGAAGAAGCGGTGAAGGGTGCCTGCCTGATCGGTCGTGGTATCGATACGCTGGGTAAGATCACAAAAGTTTCTGATGATCTGAAACTGGCGCGCGGTATGTGCGGATCTGTCAGCGGAACAATTCCGGCGGCCGTGGGTCAGCCTCAAGTTCTGGTTTCCAGCCTGATGGTTGGTGGGAGAGCAAAATAA
- a CDS encoding helix-hairpin-helix domain-containing protein, translating to MDQALQSYLARIAPTVTAKSAQAVIELAAEGATVPFIARYRKEKTGNLDEVQIRAVIEGHETYNEIVKRKAFLIKEIGEQNNLTAEIQKRIELSWDLGELEEIYKPFKKKKKTKATIAREAGLEPLANWIWDMGHGTIKDDQTMEMKAKNFLNPTAKINTYEEALKGAQDILVEKVANDADLRAMVAKNYNDSGRVVAKAAKGYKANSKYEMYKEFEEPVKNLLDAKNNHRYLAMRRGWQEEELTVDVKGDDEAILKSYENFATSTPDNAIGDYLKQCARLALNVYVLPSVVNEVHRQLKEKADQDAITVFAENVRKLLLASPYGPKCVLGVDPGLRTGCKVALIDKSGAFISHTVLYTLGDDADRKAKVLFGDVMKQIQIEAIAVGNGTAGRETEAFLKKVLKDLGKNIPVVMVSESGASVYSASEVAREEFPDLDVTVKGAISIARRLQDPLAELVKVDPKSIGVGQYQHDVNQSQLKKSLEAVVESCVNNVGVDVNTASAALLSHVAGIGPALAKGIVEARKKALFNDRTELLKVPKFSAKVFEQAAGFLRIPQSKQVLDSTGIHPERYQAVTDMAKDLGVSLSDVIGEGAKKLASQRTKWAQLVGEFTFDDIVKELEKPGRDPRDPFKVFQFRDDIMEVKDLTEGMICPGIVTNVTNFGAFVDIGVHQDGLVHISALSHKFVDDPRKVVNPGDHVTVKVLKVDVVKNQISLTMKMDDAPEASAPRGERRPENRGASRPMGQGQRPPAGKPAQAPMKPANPFNNPFAALMNVPTNKK from the coding sequence ATGGATCAGGCTCTTCAGAGTTATTTGGCTCGTATTGCTCCAACCGTTACCGCAAAGTCAGCACAGGCTGTGATCGAACTTGCGGCAGAAGGGGCAACCGTTCCGTTCATCGCACGTTACCGTAAAGAGAAAACCGGCAATTTGGACGAGGTTCAAATCCGCGCGGTTATCGAAGGTCACGAAACTTACAACGAAATCGTCAAACGTAAGGCGTTCCTGATTAAAGAAATCGGCGAACAAAACAACCTGACGGCAGAAATCCAGAAGCGCATCGAGCTTTCCTGGGATCTGGGCGAGTTGGAAGAAATCTACAAACCATTCAAAAAGAAAAAGAAAACCAAAGCGACCATCGCACGCGAAGCGGGCCTGGAACCTTTGGCAAACTGGATCTGGGATATGGGCCATGGCACGATCAAAGACGATCAGACCATGGAGATGAAGGCGAAGAACTTCCTCAATCCAACTGCAAAAATCAACACCTACGAAGAAGCGCTTAAAGGCGCGCAGGACATCCTGGTCGAAAAAGTGGCCAATGATGCCGACCTTCGTGCGATGGTGGCGAAAAACTACAACGACAGCGGTCGTGTGGTGGCCAAGGCGGCCAAAGGCTACAAAGCAAACTCCAAGTACGAAATGTACAAGGAATTTGAAGAGCCGGTTAAAAACCTTCTGGATGCAAAAAACAATCACCGCTATCTGGCGATGAGACGTGGCTGGCAGGAAGAAGAGCTGACCGTTGACGTTAAAGGCGACGACGAAGCTATTTTGAAATCCTATGAAAACTTCGCGACGTCCACTCCGGACAATGCGATCGGCGACTATCTGAAACAGTGTGCTCGTCTGGCATTGAACGTTTATGTTCTTCCTTCTGTTGTGAACGAAGTTCACCGTCAGTTGAAAGAAAAAGCGGATCAGGATGCGATCACGGTCTTTGCTGAAAACGTGCGTAAGCTTTTGCTGGCTTCCCCGTACGGACCAAAATGTGTCTTGGGCGTGGATCCAGGTTTGAGAACAGGCTGTAAAGTGGCTCTGATCGACAAATCCGGTGCCTTTATTTCCCACACGGTTCTTTACACTTTGGGTGACGATGCTGACAGAAAAGCCAAAGTTCTGTTCGGTGACGTGATGAAGCAGATCCAGATCGAGGCGATTGCTGTCGGTAACGGAACTGCCGGTCGTGAGACCGAAGCCTTCCTGAAGAAAGTTCTGAAAGACCTGGGTAAAAACATCCCGGTTGTGATGGTGTCTGAGTCCGGAGCTTCCGTGTACTCAGCTTCTGAAGTGGCTCGTGAAGAGTTCCCGGATCTGGATGTGACGGTAAAAGGTGCGATCTCTATCGCGCGCCGTTTGCAGGATCCGTTGGCCGAGCTGGTTAAAGTTGATCCAAAATCCATCGGCGTTGGTCAGTACCAGCACGATGTGAATCAGTCCCAGTTGAAAAAATCCCTGGAAGCAGTGGTTGAGTCCTGCGTGAATAACGTGGGTGTTGACGTGAACACGGCTTCAGCAGCGCTTCTTTCCCACGTGGCGGGTATCGGTCCGGCACTGGCGAAGGGTATCGTAGAGGCTCGTAAGAAAGCCCTGTTCAACGACCGTACTGAGCTTTTGAAAGTTCCCAAGTTCTCTGCAAAAGTTTTCGAACAGGCAGCAGGTTTCTTGAGAATCCCGCAAAGTAAACAGGTTCTGGATTCCACCGGTATTCACCCTGAGCGTTACCAGGCGGTGACGGACATGGCGAAAGACCTGGGTGTGTCTTTGTCTGATGTTATCGGTGAAGGCGCGAAAAAACTGGCTTCCCAAAGAACCAAATGGGCGCAACTGGTGGGTGAGTTCACCTTTGATGACATCGTTAAAGAGCTTGAAAAGCCAGGCCGCGATCCGCGTGATCCGTTCAAGGTATTCCAGTTCCGTGATGACATCATGGAAGTGAAGGATCTGACGGAAGGTATGATCTGCCCGGGTATCGTGACGAATGTGACTAACTTTGGCGCGTTCGTGGATATCGGTGTTCACCAGGATGGTCTGGTGCATATCTCTGCATTGTCTCACAAGTTCGTGGATGACCCTCGTAAAGTGGTAAACCCAGGTGACCATGTGACAGTGAAGGTTCTGAAAGTGGATGTGGTTAAAAACCAGATCTCTTTGACGATGAAAATGGACGATGCTCCGGAAGCCTCTGCACCTCGTGGTGAAAGACGTCCGGAAAACCGTGGTGCTTCCCGCCCAATGGGTCAGGGGCAGCGTCCGCCGGCAGGCAAACCTGCTCAGGCTCCAATGAAACCTGCAAACCCGTTTAACAACCCGTTTGCAGCTTTGATGAATGTTCCGACAAATAAGAAATAA
- the infA gene encoding translation initiation factor IF-1 yields MAKDDLVQIDGKVIDALAGGLYKIELDNKVIINAKLCGKMRRFNIRVVVGDRVSVGVSPYDPSHGLIQFRHK; encoded by the coding sequence ATGGCAAAAGACGATTTGGTACAAATTGACGGAAAAGTGATCGACGCCCTGGCGGGTGGTCTATACAAAATTGAACTTGATAATAAAGTTATCATTAACGCAAAGCTTTGCGGAAAAATGAGACGCTTTAATATCCGCGTGGTTGTTGGTGACCGTGTGAGCGTAGGGGTATCTCCTTACGACCCATCTCACGGCTTGATCCAATTCCGTCACAAATAA
- the lpxD gene encoding UDP-3-O-(3-hydroxymyristoyl)glucosamine N-acyltransferase, translated as MITAEVIKELNSSDLNFVSGSLSAVASKVLPPEQCDSESLVFVSKPDQLALALKAQAPIIVAHKSLTVPTDSKAAFFTAGSIQLGMAAILPLFDGKMNRFNQATKIHPTAIVHETAHLGKNVGLGPYVVIGEHAKIGDGATIGAHTVVESFAEIGDHTLLHPHVFVGSHCVLGSHCEIHPHTTIGSDGFAFAMQKDGTQKKIPQIGRVVIGNNVELGANCAVDRAALTETRIGNGTKMDNFCHIAHNVIIGENNVMAAKFSIAGSSKIGNNCMFGGEVAVSDHITVGDRIVIAGRGAVTYNLTEPGQYGGYPLEPLRDALKTLTNKTHLTRLRKDVSRVIKHLGLKDE; from the coding sequence ATGATCACAGCAGAAGTCATTAAAGAGTTAAATTCTTCCGATTTGAACTTCGTCTCCGGCTCACTTTCCGCCGTAGCTTCGAAGGTCCTTCCCCCTGAACAGTGCGATTCTGAAAGCCTGGTATTTGTGTCCAAGCCCGATCAACTGGCCCTGGCACTGAAAGCCCAGGCCCCGATTATCGTGGCTCACAAATCCCTGACAGTTCCGACCGACAGCAAAGCGGCGTTCTTCACTGCAGGCTCTATCCAACTGGGAATGGCCGCGATCCTTCCGCTGTTTGACGGCAAGATGAACCGCTTCAACCAGGCGACCAAAATCCACCCGACGGCGATCGTTCACGAAACTGCGCATCTGGGTAAAAACGTGGGCCTGGGTCCTTATGTGGTCATCGGCGAACACGCCAAGATCGGTGATGGCGCCACCATCGGAGCCCACACCGTGGTGGAATCCTTTGCAGAAATCGGTGACCACACCCTTTTGCATCCCCATGTTTTTGTGGGGTCCCACTGCGTTTTAGGATCTCATTGTGAAATCCACCCGCACACCACCATTGGTTCGGACGGCTTCGCCTTTGCGATGCAAAAAGACGGAACTCAGAAAAAGATCCCGCAGATCGGCCGCGTGGTTATCGGCAACAACGTCGAGCTGGGTGCAAACTGCGCCGTCGACCGCGCTGCTTTGACTGAAACCCGCATCGGCAACGGCACCAAGATGGATAACTTCTGTCACATTGCCCACAATGTGATTATCGGCGAAAACAACGTGATGGCGGCAAAATTCAGCATTGCCGGTTCCAGCAAAATCGGAAACAACTGCATGTTCGGCGGCGAAGTGGCGGTTTCTGACCATATCACAGTCGGCGACCGCATTGTGATCGCCGGCCGTGGTGCTGTGACTTACAACCTGACAGAGCCTGGCCAGTACGGCGGCTACCCGTTGGAGCCCCTGCGTGACGCCCTGAAAACCCTGACCAACAAAACCCACCTCACGCGCCTGCGCAAAGACGTATCCCGCGTGATTAAACATCTGGGTCTGAAAGACGAATAA
- a CDS encoding polyketide synthase, with amino-acid sequence MKKLMLAMAAPLLFSVPSLAAKKFSCQGLTEEQVPVSVTISVDVNDYAEVNFSSADFENSWVGEHTRLYRTIGGMTKLTTALGDRTEYFVKLEVADNGEGTLEYEENDSGWEYFASARVQCTRQ; translated from the coding sequence ATGAAAAAATTGATGTTGGCGATGGCAGCACCCTTGTTGTTCTCTGTTCCTTCCTTGGCGGCTAAGAAGTTTTCCTGTCAGGGGCTGACGGAAGAGCAGGTTCCGGTGTCCGTCACGATTTCCGTTGATGTGAATGACTATGCCGAAGTGAATTTTTCCAGTGCAGACTTTGAAAACAGTTGGGTGGGTGAGCACACTCGCCTGTACCGCACTATTGGCGGCATGACGAAGCTGACCACGGCTTTGGGCGACCGCACAGAGTACTTTGTTAAACTGGAAGTGGCCGACAACGGTGAGGGCACTCTGGAGTATGAAGAGAATGATTCCGGCTGGGAATACTTCGCTTCAGCCCGCGTTCAGTGCACTCGTCAGTAG
- a CDS encoding branched-chain amino acid aminotransferase, whose protein sequence is MKLLLAVMMLMPVSAMAGLTSKDVYQKIDCRLLNDGVVLKEHSEYMMNVKTDIGYAKFSQIQFGDAELKIQYQLFIEDDISGAIPESLIFLQNLMIGETESSVEISGQKVSWVKSTLKGFTVQCELAEPIQ, encoded by the coding sequence ATGAAACTGCTTTTGGCTGTGATGATGCTTATGCCGGTTTCGGCGATGGCGGGACTGACGTCCAAGGATGTCTATCAGAAAATCGACTGCCGTCTTTTGAATGACGGCGTGGTTCTGAAAGAGCATTCCGAATACATGATGAACGTTAAAACCGATATTGGTTATGCGAAATTTTCGCAGATCCAGTTCGGGGATGCCGAGCTGAAGATTCAATATCAGCTTTTCATCGAGGACGACATCAGCGGAGCGATTCCGGAGTCCCTGATCTTTTTGCAGAACCTGATGATTGGTGAAACAGAGTCTTCTGTGGAAATATCCGGTCAGAAGGTTTCCTGGGTGAAGTCGACACTGAAGGGTTTCACTGTTCAGTGTGAGCTGGCTGAACCGATTCAGTAG